A region from the Mycobacterium heidelbergense genome encodes:
- a CDS encoding nitronate monooxygenase, whose product MHTAICDELGIEFPIFAFTHCRDVVVAVSKAGGFGVLGAVGFTPEQLEIELNWIDDNIGDHPYGVDIVIPNKYEGMDSHLSAEELAETLRKMVPHEHLDFAKKILADHGVPVDNADEDTLQLLGWTEATATPQVEVALKHPKVKMIANALGTPPAEMIKHVHESGRKVAALCGSPSQARKHADAGVDVIIAQGGEAGGHCGEVGSIVLWPQVVKEVAPVPVLAAGGIGSGQQIAAALALGAQGAWTGSQWLMVEEASNTPVQQAAYAKASSRDTVRSRSFTGKPARMLRNDWTEAWERPDNPKPLGMPLQYMVSGMAVRATNRYPNETVDVAFNPVGQVVGQFNKVEKTSAVIERWVQEYLEATARLDELNEAAAV is encoded by the coding sequence ATGCACACCGCGATTTGCGACGAGCTCGGCATCGAGTTTCCCATTTTCGCCTTCACCCACTGCCGCGATGTCGTGGTCGCGGTCAGCAAGGCCGGTGGTTTCGGCGTGCTCGGCGCCGTCGGCTTCACGCCCGAGCAGCTCGAGATCGAGCTCAACTGGATCGACGACAACATCGGCGATCACCCGTACGGGGTAGACATCGTCATCCCGAACAAGTACGAGGGCATGGACTCACACCTGTCGGCCGAGGAGCTGGCCGAGACGCTGCGCAAGATGGTGCCCCACGAGCACCTGGACTTCGCGAAGAAGATCCTGGCGGACCACGGCGTGCCCGTCGACAACGCCGATGAGGACACCCTGCAGCTGCTCGGCTGGACGGAGGCAACGGCCACCCCGCAGGTCGAGGTGGCGCTGAAGCACCCGAAGGTCAAGATGATCGCCAACGCGCTGGGCACTCCCCCGGCGGAGATGATCAAGCACGTTCACGAATCCGGTCGCAAGGTGGCCGCGCTATGCGGCTCGCCGTCGCAGGCGCGCAAGCACGCGGACGCCGGGGTCGACGTCATCATCGCCCAGGGCGGCGAGGCCGGCGGCCACTGCGGCGAGGTCGGCTCAATCGTGTTGTGGCCGCAGGTCGTCAAGGAGGTCGCGCCGGTACCCGTGCTGGCCGCCGGAGGCATCGGCAGCGGCCAGCAGATCGCCGCGGCCCTGGCGCTCGGTGCCCAGGGCGCCTGGACCGGCTCCCAGTGGCTGATGGTCGAGGAGGCCTCCAACACCCCGGTTCAGCAAGCGGCATACGCCAAGGCGTCCAGCCGCGACACCGTGCGCAGCCGGTCGTTCACCGGCAAGCCGGCGCGGATGCTGCGCAACGACTGGACCGAGGCGTGGGAGCGGCCGGACAACCCGAAGCCGCTCGGTATGCCCTTGCAGTACATGGTCTCCGGCATGGCCGTGCGCGCCACGAACAGATACCCGAACGAGACCGTCGACGTCGCCTTCAACCCGGTGGGCCAGGTCGTCGGCCAGTTCAACAAGGTGGAAAAGACATCGGCGGTCATCGAGCGCTGGGTGCAGGAGTACCTCGAGGCGACGGCCAGGCTGGACGAACTGAACGAGGCCGCCGCCGTCTAA
- a CDS encoding Rv1893 family protein — protein MGFNPKDAVDAARDIATNAVEKASDIVEHASDIIRGDISGGASGIVQNSIDIGTYAVDRAKEVFTGRDELDDE, from the coding sequence ATGGGCTTCAATCCCAAAGACGCTGTCGACGCGGCCAGGGACATCGCGACCAATGCCGTCGAAAAGGCCTCGGACATCGTCGAACACGCCAGCGACATCATCCGGGGCGACATCTCCGGCGGTGCCAGCGGCATCGTTCAGAACTCGATCGACATCGGCACGTACGCGGTGGACCGGGCCAAAGAGGTCTTCACCGGCAGGGATGAACTCGACGACGAGTAG